One Pullulanibacillus sp. KACC 23026 DNA segment encodes these proteins:
- the gyrB gene encoding DNA topoisomerase (ATP-hydrolyzing) subunit B: protein MSDQPLNKEAYDESQIQVLEGLEAVRKRPGMYIGSTGQKGLHHLVWEIVDNSIDEALAGYCTEIKVTINKDGGITVEDNGRGIPVGIQEKVGRPAVEVIMTVLHAGGKFGGGGYKVSGGLHGVGASVVNALSIDLWVKVFLKGKIHYQSYKRGVPQNDLEIIGETEKTGTMIHFIPDPEIFTETTVFEFDILAKRIKELAFLNRGLRITLEDERENGKKKSYHYEGGIKSFVKDLNKQKDVLHEEPIYVEGEKDGISVEVAMQYNDGYTSQIYSYANNIHTHEGGTHEFGFKTALTRVINDYARKAQIFKESDPNLMGDDVREGLTAIVSIKHPDPQFEGQTKTKLGNTEARTITESLFGEKFSRFLIENPDVARKIVDKGMMASRARAAAKKARELTRRKSALEVSALPGKLADCSSKDATISELYIVEGDSAGGSAKQGRDRHFQAILPLRGKILNVEKARLDKILSNNEIRAIITALGCGVSTDFDIEKARYHKVIIMTDADVDGAHIRTLLLTFFYRYMRPILEQGYVYIAQPPLYKIQQGKHVEYAYNDRQLEEQLKALPSNPKPGIQRYKGLGEMNPTQLWETTMDPETRTVLQVSLEDAMEADEIFETLMGDKVEPRREFIQENAIYVQNLDI, encoded by the coding sequence ATGTCTGATCAACCGTTGAATAAAGAAGCGTATGATGAAAGCCAGATTCAAGTATTAGAGGGGTTAGAAGCTGTAAGAAAACGCCCCGGTATGTACATCGGGTCAACCGGCCAAAAGGGCTTGCATCACCTTGTTTGGGAAATTGTCGATAATAGTATTGACGAAGCATTAGCAGGATACTGTACGGAGATCAAAGTGACGATCAATAAGGACGGCGGTATCACGGTTGAAGATAATGGCCGTGGTATTCCAGTTGGTATCCAAGAAAAAGTAGGGCGCCCTGCTGTCGAAGTTATTATGACTGTTCTTCATGCAGGCGGCAAATTTGGCGGCGGCGGATATAAAGTATCAGGCGGTCTTCATGGTGTTGGGGCCTCTGTTGTAAACGCTCTGTCTATTGATCTTTGGGTTAAAGTGTTTCTAAAAGGAAAAATTCATTATCAGTCTTATAAACGCGGTGTCCCGCAAAATGATCTAGAAATCATTGGCGAAACAGAAAAGACAGGGACGATGATTCATTTTATTCCCGATCCTGAAATCTTTACCGAAACAACGGTATTTGAATTTGATATTTTAGCAAAACGAATCAAAGAATTAGCATTTTTGAATCGCGGGTTAAGAATCACACTTGAAGATGAACGGGAAAATGGCAAAAAGAAGAGTTACCATTACGAAGGCGGAATCAAGTCCTTTGTTAAAGATCTTAATAAACAAAAAGATGTGCTTCATGAAGAGCCTATCTATGTTGAAGGGGAAAAAGATGGGATTTCCGTTGAAGTTGCCATGCAGTATAACGACGGTTATACCAGTCAAATCTATTCCTATGCTAATAATATTCATACCCATGAGGGCGGAACACATGAGTTCGGATTTAAAACAGCTTTAACTCGTGTGATAAATGATTATGCAAGAAAGGCGCAAATTTTTAAAGAAAGTGACCCGAATCTTATGGGGGACGATGTTCGCGAAGGATTGACTGCCATCGTCTCTATTAAACACCCTGATCCGCAATTTGAAGGGCAAACCAAAACAAAATTAGGAAATACGGAAGCAAGAACGATCACCGAATCTCTATTCGGAGAAAAGTTTTCTCGGTTTTTAATTGAGAACCCTGATGTCGCTAGAAAGATCGTCGATAAAGGGATGATGGCTTCACGTGCAAGAGCGGCTGCCAAAAAGGCTAGGGAATTAACCCGACGTAAATCGGCATTAGAGGTTTCGGCCTTGCCAGGGAAGCTTGCCGATTGTTCATCGAAGGATGCGACGATATCTGAGCTTTATATTGTTGAGGGGGACTCTGCAGGAGGGTCTGCAAAACAAGGGCGTGACCGTCATTTTCAAGCCATACTGCCCCTTAGAGGTAAGATATTAAATGTTGAGAAAGCACGTTTGGATAAAATTCTCTCAAATAATGAAATCCGAGCGATTATCACAGCGCTTGGATGCGGTGTGAGCACTGATTTTGATATTGAAAAAGCACGTTATCATAAAGTCATTATTATGACGGATGCTGACGTGGATGGTGCTCATATTCGTACCCTTTTATTAACATTCTTTTACCGCTATATGCGTCCTATTCTTGAGCAGGGCTATGTATATATCGCACAACCCCCTCTCTATAAAATTCAGCAAGGAAAGCATGTTGAGTATGCCTACAATGATCGGCAATTAGAGGAACAGTTAAAGGCCCTTCCTTCTAATCCAAAACCGGGGATTCAACGTTATAAAGGATTAGGAGAAATGAATCCGACACAGCTATGGGAAACCACTATGGACCCTGAAACTAGAACGGTTCTTCAAGTTAGCTTGGAAGATGCAATGGAAGCGGATGAAATATTTGAAACTTTAATGGGTGACAAAGTCGAACCGCGCCGTGAATTTATTCAAGAGAACGCTATTTACGTACAGAATTTAGATATTTAA
- a CDS encoding extracellular matrix/biofilm biosynthesis regulator RemA family protein, with protein MYIHLGEDLLIKTSDIIAIFDFGLIEENSLNQLFIESSIEKHQLIDIGGKQTKSIIITTDCIYFSPFTSSTLKKRSEMGWIQDSLF; from the coding sequence ATGTATATTCACTTGGGTGAAGATCTATTAATTAAAACAAGTGATATCATTGCTATTTTTGATTTTGGGTTAATTGAAGAAAATTCGCTTAATCAGCTTTTTATAGAGAGCTCTATAGAGAAACATCAGCTCATCGATATCGGTGGGAAACAAACCAAATCTATTATCATTACAACTGATTGTATTTATTTCTCTCCGTTTACATCCAGTACTTTGAAAAAGCGTTCAGAAATGGGATGGATACAGGACTCCCTATTTTAA
- the recF gene encoding DNA replication/repair protein RecF has protein sequence MFLESIHVKQFRNYKEASLSFSKSVNVFLGENAQGKTNLLEAIYVLAMARSHRTPHDKELIQWDKEYAKIEGRIQKRTGSLPLEITLSSKGKKAKANHIEQRKLSQYVGICNVVMFAPEDLTLVKGSPGNRRRFIDIELGQIQPIYLYHLSLYQKILQQRNALLKDMGRHPSAQKTPMLDVLTDQLIQLASEIIFRRFRFIRLLRDWAGPIHKSISRGLENLFISYECSIPNVLEDMDMSRIKEECEKAFGSMRHKELDRGITLIGPHRDDLLFKVNEKNVQTFGSQGQQRTTALSLKLAEIELIYSEVGEYPLLLLDDVLSELDDYRQTHLLGTFQEKVQTFVTTTSVGGIAQEMISQADSYIIHSGHIEGGD, from the coding sequence TTGTTTTTAGAATCAATCCATGTTAAGCAATTTCGTAATTATAAAGAAGCGAGTCTTTCCTTCTCCAAATCAGTAAATGTCTTTCTCGGAGAAAATGCCCAAGGGAAAACCAATCTTTTAGAAGCTATTTATGTTTTAGCTATGGCCAGGTCTCATCGGACCCCTCATGATAAAGAATTAATTCAGTGGGACAAAGAATATGCTAAAATAGAAGGTAGAATCCAAAAAAGAACGGGTTCTCTTCCTTTGGAGATCACGTTATCTTCAAAAGGCAAAAAAGCAAAAGCTAACCATATTGAACAACGAAAATTAAGTCAATATGTTGGGATTTGCAATGTCGTTATGTTTGCTCCAGAAGATCTTACTCTTGTTAAAGGGAGCCCGGGAAATCGCCGACGCTTCATAGATATTGAACTGGGTCAAATTCAGCCGATCTATCTCTATCACTTAAGCCTGTATCAAAAGATTCTGCAGCAGCGTAACGCCCTGTTAAAAGATATGGGGCGTCATCCGTCCGCGCAAAAAACACCCATGTTAGATGTATTAACCGATCAACTTATTCAATTAGCTTCGGAAATCATCTTTAGAAGGTTTCGCTTTATCCGGTTATTAAGAGATTGGGCAGGGCCCATTCATAAGAGCATTAGCAGAGGGCTTGAAAATCTGTTTATCTCTTATGAATGCAGCATTCCGAACGTATTAGAAGATATGGATATGTCAAGGATAAAGGAAGAGTGTGAAAAGGCTTTCGGATCGATGCGCCACAAAGAACTTGATCGAGGGATTACACTTATTGGGCCGCACCGAGATGATCTTTTATTTAAGGTCAATGAGAAGAACGTTCAGACATTTGGTTCACAAGGCCAGCAGCGGACAACTGCTTTATCTTTAAAATTAGCCGAAATTGAATTGATCTATAGTGAAGTTGGGGAATATCCTCTTTTATTATTGGATGATGTACTGAGCGAATTAGATGATTACCGACAAACGCATCTTCTCGGGACCTTCCAAGAAAAGGTTCAAACCTTTGTGACGACTACTAGTGTAGGCGGAATTGCTCAGGAGATGATCTCTCAAGCAGACTCCTATATTATTCATTCGGGTCACATTGAGGGTGGTGACTAA
- a CDS encoding RNA-binding S4 domain-containing protein: MSLEEVHLTEDQPFMTIGQLLKYVGLISTGGQAKWFLQEVTVILNGEIEQRRGKKLIPGDRLSIEGHGDYIVKSPLE; this comes from the coding sequence ATGTCTTTGGAAGAGGTCCATTTAACGGAAGATCAGCCCTTTATGACGATCGGACAACTTTTAAAATATGTCGGTTTAATCAGTACTGGCGGACAAGCAAAATGGTTTTTGCAAGAAGTAACGGTTATATTGAACGGTGAAATCGAACAACGAAGAGGAAAAAAACTAATCCCTGGAGATCGTCTCTCGATTGAAGGTCATGGGGATTACATTGTTAAAAGTCCATTAGAATGA
- the dnaN gene encoding DNA polymerase III subunit beta, producing the protein MKFTIDREKLVENVNHVMKAISSRTTISILTGIKISASPDGITLTGSDSDISIKAFIPVEENDQWIAQIDKPGSIVLQARFFNDIVKKLPGETVQIEVDHRFISRITSGTSEFNLNGVDSEEYPRLPVLEENQTVKIRTALLKHLIRQTVFAVSTSETRPVLTGVNWTIENNQLNCIATDSHRLAKRRISAEMSEGLAYQNVVIPGKSLNELSKIIDDNSEEWIEVVITESQILFKSENLLFYSRLLDGNFPDTDRVIPNESKTTIVVPTKRLLRAIDRASLLAREEKDNVVKLRTYDQNKIEILSQSSEIGRVFENIEANEIQGEELKISFSAKYMLEALNRIDSELIEIQFTGAMRPFVIRPTEDDGILMLILPVRTN; encoded by the coding sequence ATGAAATTTACTATTGATCGTGAAAAATTAGTAGAAAACGTCAATCATGTAATGAAAGCTATTTCCTCACGAACAACTATTTCTATTCTAACTGGAATTAAAATCTCAGCTTCTCCTGATGGGATTACTTTAACAGGAAGTGATTCCGATATTTCTATTAAGGCATTTATTCCTGTTGAAGAAAATGATCAATGGATTGCACAGATTGATAAACCGGGAAGCATAGTTCTACAAGCCCGTTTCTTTAACGATATTGTAAAAAAACTGCCAGGTGAAACGGTACAAATTGAAGTGGATCATCGCTTTATTTCCCGAATTACTTCTGGTACTTCTGAATTCAACCTCAATGGAGTAGATTCTGAAGAATATCCACGTCTTCCTGTTTTAGAGGAAAATCAAACAGTCAAAATTAGAACCGCTCTGCTTAAGCATTTGATTCGCCAAACGGTTTTTGCGGTGTCCACCTCAGAAACACGCCCGGTCTTGACAGGTGTCAACTGGACGATTGAAAATAACCAACTAAACTGTATTGCAACAGATAGTCATCGATTAGCTAAACGGAGAATTTCGGCTGAAATGAGTGAGGGACTGGCTTATCAAAATGTCGTTATTCCTGGGAAAAGTTTAAATGAACTTTCAAAGATTATTGATGATAATAGTGAAGAATGGATCGAAGTGGTTATAACTGAAAGTCAAATTTTGTTTAAATCGGAGAACCTTCTCTTTTATTCAAGATTACTTGATGGTAATTTTCCGGATACGGACCGAGTTATTCCAAATGAAAGTAAGACAACAATAGTGGTACCCACCAAACGGTTATTAAGAGCTATTGATCGAGCTTCTTTGTTAGCAAGAGAAGAAAAAGACAATGTAGTTAAGCTTCGAACTTATGATCAGAACAAAATTGAAATTCTCTCGCAATCCTCTGAAATTGGCCGTGTATTTGAAAATATTGAAGCCAATGAGATTCAAGGAGAAGAATTAAAGATCTCGTTTAGTGCGAAATACATGTTAGAAGCCCTTAACAGAATTGATTCTGAGTTAATTGAAATTCAATTTACTGGTGCTATGCGACCATTTGTTATTCGTCCAACTGAAGATGATGGGATTTTAATGCTGATCCTGCCAGTAAGAACGAATTAA